In Oligoflexus sp., a single genomic region encodes these proteins:
- a CDS encoding methyl-accepting chemotaxis protein, translating to MSSRLSLHRKLMVVVFSSCMILTLTCASAWYSLKLMKTNVFELTDLSVPKLSQLSDMRYFGSEVVRLFLRVSTKGLPESEVTRLKKKLEDHVQLYAKAEKTYLSLPFEAGEKELYEAQNAKWQDTLALIQEGVTIVTRNDASLDARLKDLNATFVPKAKVSHNESFAKLHQFQSDISNARRQQTLKVARMGDSILAVFVVLGSAFSIIGGFMFARSLSRRLERFVHNLDQEAAQLSRAAHSISATSQALSSGATEQASSLSETAATMNEITAMVTRSSNNARASRDASVESRKVADEGIKVMGQLLQSIEEMDEANQNIMREVAHSNQKITEIINIIETIRDKAKVINDIVFQTKLLSFNASVESARAGENGKGFAVVAEEVGNLAQLSGSAARDISILLAESVERVRDTITGTQKNVGDLVALGADRIKTSLEIAARADKVLAGIAQNVNLMENHINEIAISADEQSRGIHEVNSAVHQLDTVVQINSNAAEESSGAALKLKDQAQSLYRLVTDLKCVVSGSVTEPVLEKTVKDADKPSEHDDAKVWDDAA from the coding sequence ATGTCGTCTCGCCTTTCCCTTCATCGTAAACTTATGGTGGTGGTTTTCTCGTCATGTATGATCCTCACGCTGACCTGCGCGAGTGCCTGGTATTCCCTGAAACTCATGAAAACCAACGTCTTTGAGCTGACCGACCTCAGCGTGCCGAAACTTTCGCAGCTCTCGGATATGCGATACTTTGGTTCCGAGGTCGTACGCCTTTTCCTGAGAGTTTCCACCAAAGGCCTGCCTGAATCGGAAGTCACAAGGCTCAAAAAGAAACTGGAAGACCACGTGCAGCTTTATGCGAAGGCCGAGAAGACCTATCTTTCCCTGCCCTTTGAAGCAGGCGAAAAGGAGCTTTATGAAGCCCAGAATGCGAAGTGGCAGGATACGCTGGCATTAATCCAGGAAGGCGTCACGATCGTGACTCGGAACGATGCATCCCTGGACGCGCGACTGAAGGATTTGAATGCCACTTTCGTTCCCAAGGCCAAGGTTTCCCATAATGAATCCTTTGCGAAGCTTCATCAGTTCCAGTCGGATATCAGCAACGCCCGCCGTCAGCAGACGCTGAAAGTTGCGCGCATGGGGGATAGTATCCTGGCCGTCTTCGTCGTGTTGGGATCCGCTTTCAGTATCATCGGCGGCTTCATGTTCGCGCGTTCCCTATCACGTCGCCTGGAGCGTTTCGTTCACAATCTGGATCAGGAGGCCGCTCAGCTGAGTCGCGCGGCCCATTCGATCTCGGCCACGAGTCAGGCGTTGTCGTCGGGAGCCACCGAGCAGGCCTCGTCTTTGAGTGAAACCGCAGCGACCATGAACGAAATCACCGCCATGGTCACACGCAGTTCGAACAATGCCCGGGCCTCGCGAGACGCCAGCGTCGAAAGCCGGAAGGTGGCGGATGAAGGCATCAAGGTGATGGGACAGCTCCTTCAGTCCATTGAAGAGATGGATGAAGCCAACCAGAACATCATGCGGGAAGTCGCGCATTCGAATCAGAAGATCACAGAGATCATCAACATCATCGAAACCATTCGCGACAAGGCCAAAGTCATCAACGATATCGTCTTTCAGACCAAGCTTCTTTCCTTCAACGCCTCGGTGGAATCCGCCCGGGCGGGGGAAAATGGCAAGGGCTTCGCGGTCGTGGCCGAGGAGGTTGGGAATCTGGCCCAGCTCAGCGGCAGTGCCGCGCGCGACATCAGCATCCTCCTCGCAGAAAGCGTGGAGCGCGTTCGCGATACGATCACGGGTACCCAGAAGAATGTCGGTGACCTTGTGGCCTTGGGCGCGGATCGCATTAAAACCAGTCTGGAGATCGCGGCGCGGGCGGACAAGGTTCTGGCCGGCATAGCCCAGAATGTGAACCTCATGGAAAACCATATCAATGAAATCGCCATTTCCGCGGATGAACAGTCGCGCGGCATCCATGAAGTCAACTCTGCTGTGCATCAGCTGGATACCGTCGTTCAGATCAATTCGAACGCTGCAGAGGAATCCTCGGGCGCAGCGCTGAAACTCAAGGATCAGGCCCAGTCCCTTTATCGGCTCGTCACCGATTTGAAGTGCGTGGTCAGCGGATCGGTGACTGAACCTGTGCTGGAAAAAACCGTGAAGGATGCTGACAAGCCCTCTGAACACGACGATGCCAAGGTCTGGGACGATGCTGCTTAA
- a CDS encoding dihydrofolate reductase family protein, producing MTTSGHVFIATSLDGYIARVDGDISWLLSRDDPAEDHGYESFIKDIDGIIMGRGTYEKVRDFPSWPYTRPVIVLSQSLKATDVPEALHGKVRVIDLQPRALMEKLSHEGWKRAYVDGGLVIQSFLRERLIDDLVITTVPVLIGQGRPLFGPLSSDLSLTLLDCKHFPSGLVQSRYRIMR from the coding sequence ATGACAACGAGCGGACATGTATTTATCGCAACAAGTCTGGATGGTTACATAGCCCGGGTCGATGGTGATATTTCCTGGCTTCTGTCCCGCGACGATCCCGCGGAGGACCATGGGTACGAGTCCTTCATTAAGGATATCGACGGGATTATCATGGGGCGTGGTACGTACGAGAAGGTTCGTGACTTCCCCTCCTGGCCTTATACTAGGCCTGTGATTGTGCTCTCCCAAAGCCTTAAGGCCACGGATGTGCCGGAGGCCTTGCACGGCAAGGTTCGAGTGATTGATCTTCAGCCGCGGGCTCTGATGGAAAAGCTGTCCCATGAGGGATGGAAGCGGGCCTATGTGGATGGCGGCCTTGTGATTCAATCGTTTCTGCGGGAAAGACTCATCGACGATCTCGTCATCACAACAGTGCCCGTGCTGATAGGCCAGGGCCGTCCTCTCTTTGGACCTCTCAGCAGCGATCTGTCTCTCACGCTTCTGGACTGCAAGCATTTTCCTTCCGGATTGGTCCAATCCCGATACAGGATCATGCGATGA
- a CDS encoding helix-turn-helix domain-containing protein, which translates to MTKTQRGRPKLQDQIQKRDILQAALDILDRKGAAGLSLRGLAASLDITPMALYHHVADRSALLRELSDWVYAGVLRDCDPHPDKARERIEGLLIAYHKAVLQHPNLTLAIFADPLAFSGEAERITQAIRDCLAASKLEASARESWLVCLVDFTHGSSIAIAMNCHAQMHDHEVLEKACRDYESSLKAVLNCVFASCSQA; encoded by the coding sequence ATGACCAAGACGCAAAGGGGCCGACCCAAACTCCAGGATCAGATCCAAAAAAGGGATATACTCCAGGCGGCCTTGGATATTCTGGATCGTAAAGGCGCTGCGGGCTTGTCCCTGCGCGGCCTTGCTGCCAGCCTCGATATCACGCCCATGGCTCTCTATCACCATGTCGCCGACAGGTCCGCGCTCCTGCGCGAACTTTCCGATTGGGTGTATGCGGGTGTCCTGAGGGACTGCGATCCGCACCCTGATAAAGCCCGGGAACGAATCGAAGGACTTTTGATTGCCTATCATAAAGCGGTGCTGCAGCATCCGAATCTCACGCTCGCCATCTTCGCTGATCCCCTCGCTTTTTCCGGGGAAGCGGAGCGCATCACGCAGGCCATCCGCGACTGTCTCGCCGCATCGAAATTGGAAGCCAGCGCCAGGGAATCATGGCTCGTCTGCCTCGTGGACTTCACGCATGGCAGTTCGATTGCGATTGCCATGAACTGCCATGCGCAGATGCACGATCACGAAGTTTTGGAGAAGGCTTGTCGCGACTATGAATCCAGCCTGAAGGCCGTCCTCAACTGCGTGTTCGCGAGCTGCAGCCAGGCTTAA